The Solanum lycopersicum chromosome 9, SLM_r2.1 genome window below encodes:
- the LOC101263462 gene encoding RNA-binding protein BRN1 isoform X2, whose translation MLIKEKHFMYLSHHLVLCGSRYLYPLSLLRLHVSAVLLYPYHMFGCIFVNKSCWFLFPIQASSPLQVKYADGELERLEHKLFVGMLPKNVSDPEVSALFSQYGVIKDLQILRGSQQTSKGCAFLKYEKKEQAVAAIDALHGKHKMEGATVPLVVKWADTEKERQARRAQKSLSHASDSRQHPSLFGALPMGYMPPYNGYGYQTPGAYGLMQYRLPSMQNQSAFQNIVPPINQASALRGGAPDLSPGISPRNYAMSPGSYGSAYPAVPGIQYSMPYPGGVMNTRPPSGSPGSIPPSTTNSHSAASSSVSSSTGGQVEGPPGANLFIYHIPQEFGDQELANAFQPFGRVLSAKVFVDKATGVSKCFGFVSYDSTAAAQTAISMMNGCQLGSKKLKVQLKRDNKQNKHY comes from the exons ATGCTGATCAAAGAAAAGCATTTCATGTATCTAAGTCATCATCTGGTTTTGTGTGGGAGTAGATATCTGTACCCATTAAGCTTGTTAAGGTTACATGTGTCTGCAGTTCTTTTATATCCGTATCACATGTTTGGCTGtatttttgttaataagtcATGCTGGTTTCTGTTTCCAATTCAGGCTTCTAGTCCGTTGCAAGTGAAGTATGCTGATGGCGAGTTGGAAAGACTAG AGCACAAGCTTTTTGTTGGTATGCTTCCAAAGAATGTCTCTGATCCTGAAGTATCTGCCTTGTTCTCTCAATATGGAGTCATTAAAGATTTGCAGATTCTCAGAGGTTCTCAGCAAACCAGTAAAG GATGTGCTTTTCTGAAGTATGAGAAAAAAGAACAAGCAGTTGCAGCAATAGATGCCCTCCATGGAAAGCATAAGATGGAG GGTGCTACTGTCCCTTTGGTAGTCAAGTGGGCAGATACTGAAAAGGAAAGGCAGGCCCGGAGGGCTCAGAAATCTCTATCTCATGCTTCCGACTCTAGACAGCATCCCTCTTTGTTTGGAGCCCTACCTATGGGTTACATGCCACCATACAATGGCTATGGCTATCAG ACTCCTGGGGCATATGGGCTCATGCAGTATCGTCTACCATCAATGCAAAATCAGTCTGCATTTCAGAATATAGTCCCACCAATAAACCAAGCAAGTGCTCTACGTGGAGGTGCACCTGATCTTTCACCTGGAATTAGTCCAAGAAATTATGCCATGTCACCTGGAAGTTATGGATCCGCTTACCCTGCTGTTCCAGGGATTCAGTATTCCATGCCATATCCTGGAGGTGTTATGAATACCAGACCACCAAGTGGTTCTCCTGGTTCAATTCCCCCTAGTACGACCAACAGTCATTCTGCAGCATCTTCAAGTGTCAGTTCAAGTACAGGGGGTCAGGTTGAAG GTCCACCTGGTGCTAATCTATTTATTTACCATATTCCTCAAGAATTTGGTGATCAAGAGCTTGCAAATGCATTTCAGCCTTTTGGTAGGGTTTTGAGTGCCAAGGTTTTCGTTGACAAAGCAACTGGTGTTAGCAAATGTTTTG GATTTGTAAGTTATGACTCTACAGCAGCTGCACAAACCGCAATCAGTATGATGAATGGTTGCCAATTAGGTAGTAAGAAGTTGAAGGTTCAGCTTAAAAGGGACAACAAACAGAATAAACATTATTGA